From a region of the Candidatus Brocadia sp. genome:
- a CDS encoding IS630 family transposase: MLLKKYQEESITAIQKSIGLSRETIYKYIEKALALGPEEALRDKYHRPKEPTITENAKMWVVNIACTKPKDHGYAAELWTQSLLAKHTRKYAPQEGYACLSKASKATIHRILKEHPVQPHKIRYYLEKRDPEFKRKMEDVLMVYQEVNLQNKQDASEKISGNRTITVSVDEKPGVQAIKNIAPDLKPIAGKCPQVLRDYEYKRLGTVSILAALDLHTGHVIAQVHERHRSKEFIELLKELDAFYPSAYTIRIVLDNHSAHISKETLRYLSSRPNRFVYVHTPKHGSWLNLVETLFGKMARTFLKHIRVDSVVELRNRILKGISEINEAPVIHRWKKFDLLT; this comes from the coding sequence GTGCTTCTTAAGAAGTATCAAGAAGAATCTATAACAGCAATTCAAAAATCGATAGGGCTAAGCAGGGAAACCATTTATAAATACATTGAAAAGGCATTGGCGTTAGGCCCGGAAGAAGCGCTAAGAGATAAATATCATCGGCCCAAAGAGCCCACAATTACCGAGAATGCAAAGATGTGGGTTGTAAATATTGCATGCACAAAACCCAAAGACCATGGATATGCAGCAGAACTGTGGACGCAAAGCCTTTTAGCAAAACACACAAGAAAATATGCCCCCCAGGAGGGATATGCGTGTCTTTCAAAGGCCTCAAAAGCCACGATTCATAGAATATTAAAAGAACATCCCGTACAACCACATAAGATACGCTATTATTTAGAGAAACGGGATCCAGAATTTAAGCGTAAAATGGAAGACGTCCTTATGGTTTACCAAGAGGTTAACCTGCAAAACAAACAAGATGCTTCAGAAAAAATTTCTGGCAATCGAACGATTACCGTTTCCGTAGATGAAAAGCCCGGTGTTCAGGCAATAAAAAATATTGCACCAGACTTAAAACCTATAGCTGGTAAATGTCCTCAGGTTCTCCGAGATTATGAATATAAACGCTTGGGAACCGTGAGCATATTAGCCGCTTTAGATTTGCATACAGGGCATGTAATAGCCCAGGTTCATGAACGTCACAGAAGCAAAGAATTTATCGAGCTTTTAAAAGAACTGGATGCCTTTTATCCATCAGCATATACGATACGAATTGTTTTAGACAATCATTCTGCGCATATTTCAAAAGAGACCTTGCGATATCTATCAAGCCGGCCAAATAGATTCGTTTATGTTCATACTCCAAAGCACGGCTCCTGGCTTAATCTGGTGGAAACACTATTTGGTAAAATGGCCCGAACCTTCTTAAAGCACATTAGGGTTGATTCTGTTGTCGA